One window of Acipenser ruthenus chromosome 17, fAciRut3.2 maternal haplotype, whole genome shotgun sequence genomic DNA carries:
- the zgc:86896 gene encoding actin-related protein 2/3 complex subunit 1A-A yields MSLYSFGLDPVSCHAWNKDRTQIAISPNTTEVHIYQKSGKEWTKIHELTQHSGRITGIDWAPISNRIVTCASDRNAYVWTLKDKVWKPTLVLLRINRAATCVKWSPLENKFALGSGARIISVCYFEKENDWWLSKHIKKPIRSTVLSLDWHPNNILLAAGSSDFQCRVFSGYIKDIEEKPGPTAWGSKMPFGEMLLEQGDDGGWVHSVCFSPSGNSLAWVSHSSTICVTDAANKKTVTQLKTEYLPLLAVLYLNETEIVAAGHDCCPYQFSYTGPGSLKYIGKIDLPKQNSKVSMSAMQHFRNLDKRATTENENTDLETLHQNSISQLCIVEGDRSKVTKFSSVGLDGDMVVWDFKH; encoded by the exons ATGTCGCTGTACAGCTTCGGCTTGGATCCTGTATCCTGTCATGCCTGGAACAAAGATCGGACTC AAATTGCAATCAGCCCAAACACTACTGAGGTCCATATTTACCAGAAGAGTGGGAAAGAATGGACCAAGATTCATGAACTGACACAACACAGTGGACGCATTACAG GTATTGACTGGGCCCCGATCTCGAACCGCATTGTGACGTGTGCATCAGACAGAAACGCCTATGTGTGGACCCTGAAGGACAAGGTGTGGAAGCCCACCCTGGTCCTGCTGAGGATCAACCGTGCTGCCACCTGCGTCAAATGGTCACCCCTGGAGAACAAGTTCGCTCTGGGCAGCGGGGCTAGGATCATCTCCGTGTGCTATTTTGAGAAGGAGAATGACTG GTGGCTGAGCAAGCACATTAAGAAGCCAATCCGCTCGACTGTGCTGAGTCTGGACTGGCACCCGAATAACATTCTCCTAGCTGCCGGGAGTTCGGATTTCCAGTGCAG AGTATTCTCAGGCTACATCAAGGATATCGAGGAGAAGCCTGGGCCCACAGCCTGGGGCTCCAAGATGCCATTCGGGGAGATGCTGCTGGAGCAGGGGGATGATGGAGGCTGGGTCCACAGCGTCTGCTTCTCCCCATCTGGAAACAGCCTGGCCTGGGTCAGTCACAGTAGCACTATCTGCGTCACTGATGCTGCCAATAAAAAAAC TGTGACCCAGCTGAAGACTGAGTATCTCCCTCTGCTTGCTGTGCTGTATCTCAACGAGACGGAAATTGTGGCTGCG GGCCACGACTGCTGTCCCTACCAGTTCTCGTACACGGGCCCAGGCTCCCTCAAGTACATCGGCAAAATCGACCTTCCCAAGCAGAACTCCAAAGTGAGCATGTCAGCCATGCAGCACTTCCGCAATCTGGACAAGAGGGCAACAACAGAGAATGAAAACACAGACCTGGAGACTCTGCATCAGAACAGCATCAG TCAGCTGTGCATTGTTGAAGGGGATCGATCGAAGGTGACCAAGTTTAGCAGTGTTGGACTAGATGGAGACATGGTCGTCTGGGATTTCAAG cATTAA